The Planctomycetia bacterium genome includes a region encoding these proteins:
- a CDS encoding carbon storage regulator, whose amino-acid sequence MLVLTRKLDQQIQIGEGIVVTVLQVKGNSVKIGISAPRDVRVLRGELEPKNEEAPERKMSPVDTTARSARLTDEERMMFVNPSPNYASAERLRPNTNDRTLDRMTDRLGEARDASNGRSLMQRVAESPLRGLTMARR is encoded by the coding sequence ATGTTGGTACTCACACGGAAGCTGGATCAACAAATTCAAATCGGCGAAGGCATCGTGGTCACGGTGCTGCAAGTGAAAGGGAACTCGGTCAAGATCGGGATCTCGGCCCCGCGCGATGTGCGCGTGTTACGAGGCGAGTTGGAGCCGAAGAACGAAGAAGCCCCGGAACGCAAGATGTCGCCCGTCGATACCACGGCACGCTCGGCTCGGCTCACCGATGAAGAGCGGATGATGTTCGTGAACCCAAGCCCGAACTATGCCTCGGCCGAACGTCTTCGCCCGAACACGAACGACCGCACACTGGATCGGATGACCGATCGCTTAGGCGAAGCTCGGGACGCCTCGAACGGCCGTAGCTTGATGCAACGGGTCGCCGAATCTCCGCTTCGCGGCCTGACGATGGCTCGCCGCTAG